One Manihot esculenta cultivar AM560-2 chromosome 6, M.esculenta_v8, whole genome shotgun sequence DNA segment encodes these proteins:
- the LOC110618129 gene encoding mitogen-activated protein kinase kinase 9, which yields MAVVRERRQLNLRLPLPELSERRPRFPLPLPPSVTASTNNNNNSAISSSDIEKLQVLGHGNGGTVYKVRHKKTSQVYALKVVHADTDDSLVRRQVFREMDILRRTDSPYIVKCHGIYEKASGDIAILMEYMDLGTLDTLLQKQGTFSEAKLAHVARQVLNGLNYLHNHKIIHRDIKPSNLLVKNGMEVKIADFGVSKIMYRTLDACNSYVGTCAYMSPERFDPDTYGGNYNGYAADIWSLGLTLLELYLGYFPFLTPGQRPDWATLMCAICFGDPPSLPENASEKFQSFIECCLQKESSKRWTAEQLLSHPFLCKDPRSEK from the coding sequence ATGGCCGTAGTACGTGAGCGCCGCCAACTCAACCTCCGCCTTCCTCTTCCTGAACTATCCGAGCGCCGACCTCGCTTTCCTTTGCCACTACCTCCTAGTGTCACTGCTTCTacaaacaacaacaacaactctGCGATCTCTTCTAGTGATATTGAAAAGCTTCAAGTTCTGGGTCATGGTAATGGTGGTACCGTCTATAAAGTACGTCATAAGAAGACTTCCCAAGTTTATGCCCTTAAAGTTGTCCATGCCGATACCGATGACTCCCTCGTTCGCCGTCAAGTCTTCCGTGAAATGGACATCCTTCGACGTACTGATTCTCCATATATAGTTAAGTGCCATGGGATCTATGAGAAAGCCTCTGGTGATATAGCAATTTTAATGGAGTATATGGATTTGGGTACGCTTGATACGCTTCTACAAAAACAAGGTACTTTCTCTGAAGCTAAACTTGCTCATGTGGCTCGTCAAGTTCTTAATGGGCTAAACTACTTGCACAACCATAAAATCATCCATAGAGACATTAAACCTTCAAATTTGTTGGTGAAAAATGGGATGGAAGTGAAGATTGCTGATTTTGGTGTGAGCAAAATCATGTATCGAACTCTAGATGCTTGTAATTCATATGTGGGTACTTGTGCTTATATGAGCCCTGAACGCTTTGATCCTGATACTTATGGAGGAAACTATAATGGCTACGCTGCTGATATTTGGAGCTTGGGTCTTACCTTGTTGGAGCTTTATTTGGGTTATTTTCCATTTCTAACTCCAGGTCAAAGACCCGATTGGGCGACCTTGATGTGCGCTATATGCTTTGGTGACCCACCTAGCTTGCCAGAGAATGCGTCGGAGAAATTTCAGAGCTTTATCGAGTGTTGCTTACAGAAGGAATCTAGTAAGAGGTGGACAGCAGAACAACTATTGTCACACCCGTTTCTTTGTAAAGATCCGAGATCCGAAAAATGA